From the Deinococcus radiophilus genome, one window contains:
- a CDS encoding ABC transporter ATP-binding protein: MTKPESIKPDNQDLDLDLVKRILCYVRPYGTLAAAAVVLTLLHSLIQPQFALIQRDAIDSYLVPFELDRTLDTAALFEGLLRVALAYMGLRVLDFAIQYGSTLAIGYLGQNVLRDIRADVFGKLQRLHLAYFDRNPVGRLITRVTSDVDAINQFITGGLVSLINSVFLIIAYVWIMLSVDWRLSLISFTVLPLMYFATNFFRGKMREAFRWTRLEQAVVNTQLNENITGAMTVQLFGREARSALDFDHANRRLLAAHTNSVHWFSLFMPTVAFLGQLAVALVVYFAASFLLQDQAAGVVAGVTVGTIFAFVQFTQQLFQPIQDLADVFNNLQAAMASSERIFEVLDEKEEISDKPGAAVLDPFEGRVDFENVWFAYDPAVTAVTPEDDSRWILRGVDLHIQPGESVALVGATGAGKTSVTALVSRFYDVQRGAVKVDGHDVRDLAQYDLRRHVGVVLQDVFLFAGTIASNLSLGNPDVTQADIESACRYVGVHDYVMSLPDGYQTEVRERGAGLSTGQKQLLAFARALLQNPDIIMVLDEATANVDTETELRIQAALEKVMQGRTSIVIAHRLSTIEGADRIIVMRRGKIVEEGSHRELLARGGYYSRLQQLQYASRASDGSGAQALPEGTQSPDK, from the coding sequence ATGACCAAGCCCGAAAGCATCAAGCCAGACAATCAGGACTTGGATCTGGATCTGGTCAAGCGGATCCTGTGTTATGTGCGGCCTTATGGCACGCTGGCGGCGGCGGCCGTGGTGCTGACGCTGCTGCACTCGCTGATTCAGCCCCAGTTTGCCCTGATTCAGCGCGACGCCATTGACAGCTATCTGGTGCCGTTCGAGCTGGACCGTACTCTGGACACCGCAGCCTTGTTTGAAGGCCTGCTGCGGGTGGCCCTGGCCTATATGGGCCTGCGTGTCCTGGACTTCGCCATTCAGTACGGCTCTACCCTGGCGATCGGTTACCTGGGACAGAATGTGCTGCGCGACATTCGCGCCGATGTCTTCGGCAAGTTGCAGCGCCTGCACCTCGCCTACTTTGACCGTAACCCGGTGGGCCGCCTGATCACCCGCGTGACCAGCGACGTGGACGCCATCAACCAGTTCATCACGGGCGGCCTGGTCAGCCTGATCAACTCGGTCTTCCTGATCATTGCCTATGTCTGGATTATGCTGAGTGTCGACTGGCGGCTGAGCCTGATCAGCTTTACGGTATTGCCGCTGATGTACTTTGCCACCAATTTCTTCCGGGGCAAAATGCGTGAGGCCTTCCGCTGGACCCGGCTGGAGCAGGCCGTGGTGAACACCCAGCTGAACGAGAACATCACCGGGGCCATGACCGTGCAGCTGTTCGGACGCGAGGCCCGCTCGGCGCTGGATTTTGACCATGCCAACCGCCGCTTGCTGGCCGCCCATACCAACTCGGTCCACTGGTTCTCGCTGTTCATGCCCACGGTGGCCTTTCTGGGCCAGCTGGCCGTCGCGCTGGTGGTGTACTTCGCCGCCAGTTTCCTGCTGCAAGACCAGGCAGCGGGCGTGGTCGCTGGAGTGACGGTCGGGACCATCTTCGCCTTCGTGCAGTTCACCCAGCAGTTGTTCCAGCCGATTCAGGATCTGGCGGACGTCTTCAACAACTTGCAGGCCGCGATGGCGTCCAGCGAACGTATCTTTGAGGTGCTGGACGAAAAAGAAGAGATCAGTGACAAGCCGGGCGCAGCTGTGCTGGACCCCTTCGAGGGCCGGGTGGACTTTGAGAACGTCTGGTTCGCCTACGACCCGGCGGTTACGGCAGTCACCCCAGAGGACGATTCTCGCTGGATTCTGCGCGGCGTGGATCTGCACATCCAGCCGGGCGAAAGCGTGGCCCTGGTCGGTGCCACTGGCGCCGGCAAAACCAGTGTCACCGCCCTCGTCAGCCGCTTTTACGACGTGCAGCGCGGAGCGGTCAAGGTGGACGGCCATGACGTGCGCGACCTGGCGCAGTACGACCTGCGCCGCCATGTGGGCGTGGTGTTGCAAGACGTGTTTCTGTTTGCCGGAACCATCGCTTCCAACCTGTCGCTGGGCAACCCGGACGTGACCCAGGCGGATATTGAGTCGGCCTGCCGCTATGTCGGCGTGCATGACTACGTCATGAGTTTGCCCGATGGCTATCAAACCGAAGTGCGTGAGCGCGGCGCGGGCCTGAGTACCGGCCAGAAGCAGCTCTTGGCCTTTGCCCGGGCGCTGCTCCAGAATCCAGACATCATCATGGTGCTGGACGAAGCCACCGCTAATGTGGATACCGAAACCGAGCTGCGGATTCAGGCGGCGCTGGAAAAAGTGATGCAGGGCCGCACCTCTATCGTGATCGCCCACCGCCTCAGCACCATTGAAGGTGCCGACCGTATCATCGTGATGCGTCGCGGCAAGATTGTCGAAGAAGGGTCACACCGTGAGCTGCTGGCACGTGGGGGTTACTACTCACGGTTGCAGCAGCTTCAGTACGCCAGCCGTGCCTCAGATGGAAGCGGAGCGCAGGCTCTGCCGGAGGGTACGCAGTCACCCGACAAATAG
- the rpsL gene encoding 30S ribosomal protein S12 — protein MPTVQQLVRKGRKTVAKKTKVPALKGSPFRRGVCTVVKTTTPKKPNSAMRKIARVRLSSGYEVTAYIPGEGHNLQERSVVLIRGGRVKDLPGVRYHIVRGALDTQGVKDRNQARSKYGTKKPKAAAK, from the coding sequence CTGCCAACTGTACAGCAGCTTGTCCGTAAGGGCCGCAAAACCGTGGCCAAAAAGACCAAAGTGCCCGCACTGAAGGGAAGCCCCTTCCGCCGTGGCGTGTGCACCGTCGTCAAGACCACCACCCCCAAGAAGCCCAACTCGGCCATGCGTAAGATTGCCCGTGTGCGTCTGAGCAGCGGCTACGAAGTGACCGCTTACATCCCTGGTGAGGGCCACAACCTGCAGGAGCGCTCTGTGGTGCTGATCCGCGGTGGCCGTGTGAAGGACCTTCCCGGTGTGCGTTACCACATCGTGCGCGGCGCGCTGGACACCCAGGGCGTTAAGGACCGTAACCAGGCCCGCAGCAAATACGGCACCAAAAAGCCTAAGGCTGCTGCCAAGTAA
- the tuf gene encoding elongation factor Tu, producing MAKGTFERTKPHVNVGTIGHVDHGKTTLTAAITFTAAAMDDTIETLAYDQIDKAPEEKARGITINTSHVEYNTPDRHYSHVDCPGHADYVKNMITGAAQMDGAILVVSSADGPMPQTREHILLARQVGVPYIVVFMNKVDMVDDEELLELVEMEVRELLSNYEFPGDDLPIVKGSALKALEALQANPKTARGQDEWVDRIWELLDAIDSYIPTPERDTDKAFLMPVEDVFTITGRGTVATGRVERGIVKVGDEVEIVGLTDTKKTTVTGVEMHRKLLDSGMAGDNVGVLLRGVSRDDVERGQVLAKPGSITPHTQFEANVYVLSKDEGGRHSAFFGGYRPQFYFRTTDVTGVVELKEGVEMVMPGDNVEFTVELIKPIAMEEGLRFAIREGGRTVGAGVVTKVIK from the coding sequence ATGGCAAAAGGTACGTTTGAGCGCACCAAGCCCCACGTGAACGTGGGCACCATCGGCCACGTGGACCACGGTAAAACCACTCTGACCGCAGCAATCACTTTCACCGCTGCGGCCATGGATGACACCATCGAAACCCTGGCCTACGACCAGATCGACAAGGCCCCCGAAGAAAAGGCCCGTGGTATCACCATCAACACCAGCCACGTTGAGTACAACACCCCTGACCGTCACTACTCCCACGTGGACTGCCCCGGTCACGCCGACTACGTCAAGAACATGATTACCGGCGCAGCCCAGATGGACGGCGCCATCTTGGTCGTCAGCTCCGCTGACGGCCCCATGCCCCAGACCCGCGAGCACATCCTGCTCGCCCGTCAGGTCGGTGTGCCTTACATCGTCGTGTTCATGAACAAAGTCGACATGGTCGACGACGAAGAACTGCTTGAGCTGGTCGAGATGGAAGTCCGCGAATTGCTGAGCAACTACGAGTTCCCTGGCGACGATCTGCCGATCGTCAAAGGCAGCGCCCTCAAGGCCCTCGAAGCCCTGCAGGCCAACCCCAAGACCGCCCGTGGTCAGGACGAGTGGGTCGACCGTATCTGGGAACTACTGGACGCCATCGACTCCTACATTCCCACCCCTGAGCGCGATACCGACAAAGCCTTCCTGATGCCCGTCGAAGACGTGTTCACCATCACCGGACGTGGCACCGTGGCGACCGGCCGTGTTGAGCGTGGCATCGTCAAAGTGGGCGACGAAGTGGAGATCGTCGGTCTGACCGACACCAAGAAGACCACCGTGACCGGCGTAGAAATGCACCGTAAGCTGCTGGACAGCGGTATGGCCGGTGACAACGTGGGCGTGCTGCTGCGTGGTGTGAGCCGTGATGACGTGGAGCGTGGCCAGGTGCTGGCCAAGCCCGGTTCCATCACCCCCCACACCCAGTTCGAAGCCAACGTGTACGTGTTGAGCAAGGACGAAGGTGGCCGTCACAGCGCATTTTTCGGTGGGTACCGTCCCCAGTTCTACTTCCGTACGACGGACGTGACCGGCGTTGTGGAACTGAAAGAAGGCGTAGAAATGGTGATGCCCGGCGATAACGTCGAGTTCACTGTGGAACTGATCAAGCCGATCGCCATGGAAGAAGGCCTGCGTTTCGCCATCCGCGAAGGTGGCCGTACCGTCGGCGCTGGCGTCGTCACCAAGGTCATCAAGTAA
- a CDS encoding 30S ribosomal protein S1 — protein sequence MEDKTQTPAQEGGMTQPDQGNETVTATQTEQVQTEPVQEQQPQAAQPEERDYPEMTMEDVLASEAQEPQNVNRGDIVDGTIVFVGSEGVAVDIGAKVEGIIPLTQLGDEPVTVEEAQAEYKPGDSITTYVVRVDMATGQIVLSKKRADQNKGWRVLEKMQEEGQTFEVDVLEKVRGGLVAQVEGIRAFLPASQVDTRRVNDLDPYVGKPLQVQLIELNRKRNRVIISHRSILDAQKEQAKMETMTHLESGAEFEGTVVEITDFGVFVNLGGIDGLVHRSELTYGRFNHPREVVSVGDKVQVQVIDVDEGRERINLSMKSLTQDPWEGAMERYSIGQRVKGKVTNLTNFGAFIELEAGLEGLVHVSEMSWTKRVRHPNEVLTEGEEAEAVILRMDPAERRISLGIRQTQEDPWSALPDRYPPGTPVKGQVTGLTDFGVFMEIEEGIEGLIHISELDIQRVNNPADLFKKGDEIEAVILNIDPVEQRASLSRRRAMGGGPAPREMGGGNRDFVSQGGGSRSERYSSGGGRRGGRGADYNYSAKDASQGGKISTKLGDVYADLFAQFGMSSDSDKTEKAETAKADQAADASVAMSAGEAVELTEGYDSDSNTRD from the coding sequence ATGGAAGACAAGACCCAGACCCCCGCCCAAGAAGGTGGGATGACTCAGCCCGATCAGGGCAACGAAACCGTTACTGCGACCCAAACCGAACAGGTGCAGACCGAGCCAGTGCAGGAGCAACAGCCTCAGGCCGCTCAGCCTGAGGAGCGCGACTACCCCGAAATGACCATGGAAGACGTTCTGGCCAGCGAAGCGCAGGAGCCTCAAAATGTCAACCGTGGTGACATTGTCGACGGCACCATCGTGTTTGTCGGTTCCGAGGGCGTGGCTGTGGACATCGGCGCCAAGGTAGAGGGCATCATTCCTCTGACCCAGCTGGGCGACGAACCTGTAACCGTCGAGGAAGCTCAGGCAGAGTACAAGCCTGGCGACAGCATCACGACCTATGTGGTCCGCGTGGACATGGCCACTGGCCAGATCGTGCTGTCCAAGAAGCGTGCTGACCAGAACAAAGGTTGGCGTGTCCTGGAGAAGATGCAGGAAGAGGGTCAGACCTTTGAAGTGGACGTGCTGGAGAAAGTTCGCGGTGGTCTGGTGGCCCAGGTCGAAGGCATCCGCGCTTTCCTGCCAGCCAGCCAGGTGGATACCCGCCGGGTCAATGACTTGGACCCTTATGTCGGTAAGCCGCTGCAAGTTCAGCTGATTGAACTGAACCGTAAGCGTAACCGCGTGATCATCAGCCACCGCTCCATCCTGGATGCTCAGAAAGAGCAGGCCAAGATGGAAACCATGACTCACCTGGAGTCTGGTGCCGAGTTTGAGGGCACTGTGGTGGAAATCACCGACTTCGGCGTGTTCGTGAACCTGGGCGGCATTGACGGTCTGGTTCACCGCAGTGAGCTGACCTATGGCCGTTTCAACCATCCCCGCGAAGTGGTAAGCGTGGGCGATAAGGTCCAGGTTCAGGTCATTGACGTAGATGAAGGCCGTGAACGCATCAACCTAAGCATGAAGTCGCTGACCCAGGACCCCTGGGAAGGTGCGATGGAGCGCTACAGCATTGGTCAACGCGTTAAGGGTAAAGTCACCAACCTGACCAACTTCGGTGCTTTCATTGAACTGGAAGCTGGCCTGGAAGGTCTGGTCCATGTCAGTGAAATGAGCTGGACCAAGCGTGTGCGTCACCCCAATGAAGTCCTGACCGAAGGTGAAGAAGCCGAAGCTGTCATCCTGCGAATGGATCCAGCGGAGCGCCGCATCAGTCTGGGCATTCGTCAAACTCAGGAAGATCCCTGGAGCGCCCTGCCTGACCGTTACCCCCCTGGCACCCCCGTCAAAGGCCAGGTCACTGGTCTGACCGACTTCGGCGTGTTCATGGAGATTGAAGAGGGCATTGAAGGACTGATTCACATCAGCGAGCTGGATATCCAGCGTGTGAATAACCCTGCTGACCTGTTCAAGAAGGGTGACGAAATCGAAGCTGTGATCCTGAACATTGATCCTGTGGAGCAGCGTGCCAGCCTGTCACGTCGCCGCGCCATGGGTGGCGGTCCTGCTCCCCGTGAAATGGGAGGCGGTAACCGCGACTTCGTCAGTCAGGGTGGTGGAAGCCGTTCCGAGCGCTACAGCAGCGGTGGTGGCCGCCGTGGTGGCCGTGGTGCTGACTACAACTATTCTGCCAAGGATGCCAGCCAGGGCGGTAAGATCAGCACCAAGCTGGGTGATGTCTACGCCGATCTGTTTGCACAGTTTGGGATGAGCTCCGACAGCGACAAGACTGAGAAGGCTGAGACTGCCAAAGCTGATCAGGCTGCCGATGCATCTGTGGCTATGAGCGCTGGTGAGGCCGTTGAGCTGACTGAAGGATACGACAGCGACAGCAACACCCGTGACTGA
- the rpsG gene encoding 30S ribosomal protein S7 produces the protein MSRRRRAEVRQLQPDLVYQDVLVSAMINRLMQDGKKNLASRIFYGACRLIQERTGQEPLKVFKEAFENVKPRVEVRSRRVGGSTYQVPVEFDKNPRRQQSLTLRWMVNAAGSRPERTAIERLAGEIMDAAEGRGGAMKKKDDVERMAEANRAYAHYRW, from the coding sequence ATGTCCCGTCGCCGTAGAGCAGAAGTGCGCCAGCTCCAGCCTGACCTGGTTTACCAGGACGTGCTGGTGAGCGCCATGATCAACCGTCTGATGCAGGACGGTAAGAAGAACCTGGCCAGCCGTATTTTTTACGGAGCCTGCCGTCTGATTCAGGAACGCACCGGCCAAGAGCCGCTCAAGGTCTTCAAAGAAGCCTTTGAGAACGTCAAGCCCCGTGTAGAAGTTCGTAGCCGCCGTGTAGGTGGGAGCACCTACCAGGTACCGGTGGAGTTCGACAAGAACCCCCGCCGCCAGCAGAGCCTGACCCTGCGCTGGATGGTCAACGCTGCGGGCAGCCGCCCTGAGCGCACTGCGATTGAGCGTCTGGCCGGTGAAATCATGGACGCTGCCGAAGGCCGTGGCGGCGCCATGAAGAAAAAAGACGACGTAGAGCGTATGGCTGAAGCTAACCGCGCCTACGCGCACTACCGCTGGTAA
- the rpmE gene encoding 50S ribosomal protein L31 has protein sequence MKKDLHPKAVPCKIIYQGQVVMETLSTRPEIHVDVWSGSHPFWTGEERFVDTEGRVEKFSKRFGDSYRQRK, from the coding sequence ATGAAAAAAGACCTGCACCCTAAAGCAGTACCTTGCAAGATCATCTACCAGGGCCAAGTGGTGATGGAGACCTTAAGCACCCGTCCTGAAATTCACGTGGATGTATGGAGTGGTTCTCACCCCTTCTGGACTGGGGAAGAGCGCTTCGTGGACACCGAAGGCCGTGTGGAGAAATTCTCCAAGCGCTTTGGCGACAGCTACCGTCAGCGTAAATAA
- a CDS encoding ABC transporter ATP-binding protein, producing the protein MDRNWQALWAYLYRHRRQYIIGIVAVAIANALALLPFYFIRLVIDGLTARIEGGSAAAITLTQIGWYAAGIAISALLSGALMLVMRRQIIVASREIEYEVRRDLFAHLQTLDQAYFGRARTGDLMNRLTGDLGSVRELLGFGAWQVVNIAASFATSLAVMFSLSWQLTLVVLALLPIIVGALFVLARMIHARHTAVQEQNSLIAAKAQENFSGARVVKGYAMESRELEDYRAMNLELLRRNIQLTKVDGPLRSFTSLLLGLAFGLVLLVGGRQILQGSGEFTVGMFVQFVGTLDRLAWPMMMVGWITSVNQRGLASWRRLVELFNARPEVGRVPDEAQTLPVRGELELKGVSLRYGDTAVLKDIDLHVPAGTFLGITGPTGSGKTSLAALLTRLVDPTEGQVLLDGRDLRAIPTTQLREVLGVVPQEPFLFSDTLANNITFGLEHEQLPVIPTGVSVLDVSPPPELPQNPDQAQVLRAAELAGLAGDVEGFPEGYGTLLGERGVTLSGGQRQRTAIARAIAREPRVLILDDSLSAVDTETERQIIDGLREVSRGRTVILIAHRISTLRHADTIAVLDEGRLVEQGSHAELLALGGHYAELDRLQQLSSEIEEDTGQATASGATLAGGRA; encoded by the coding sequence ATGGACCGAAATTGGCAAGCCCTGTGGGCCTATCTTTACCGGCACCGGAGGCAGTACATCATCGGGATCGTGGCAGTGGCCATCGCCAATGCACTGGCGTTGCTGCCGTTTTACTTTATTCGCCTGGTGATTGATGGACTGACGGCCCGCATTGAGGGTGGCAGCGCAGCAGCAATCACGCTGACTCAGATCGGCTGGTATGCCGCTGGTATTGCGATTTCCGCATTGCTCTCAGGGGCGCTGATGCTGGTGATGCGCCGGCAGATTATTGTGGCGTCGCGGGAAATTGAGTACGAGGTCCGGCGTGACCTGTTCGCTCATTTACAGACGCTGGATCAGGCGTACTTTGGCCGTGCCCGCACCGGGGACTTGATGAACCGCCTGACCGGAGATCTGGGATCAGTGCGTGAACTGCTGGGCTTCGGGGCCTGGCAGGTGGTCAACATCGCCGCGTCCTTCGCTACCAGTTTGGCCGTCATGTTCAGCCTCAGCTGGCAGCTCACCCTGGTCGTGTTGGCCCTGCTGCCCATCATCGTGGGGGCACTTTTTGTGCTGGCCCGTATGATTCATGCCCGGCATACCGCTGTGCAGGAGCAAAACAGCCTGATCGCTGCCAAGGCCCAGGAAAACTTCAGTGGGGCGCGGGTGGTCAAAGGCTACGCCATGGAGTCGCGCGAGTTGGAGGACTACCGCGCCATGAACTTGGAGCTGCTGCGCCGCAATATCCAGCTGACCAAGGTGGACGGGCCGCTGCGGTCCTTCACGTCGCTGTTGCTGGGCCTGGCCTTCGGTCTGGTACTGCTGGTGGGTGGACGTCAGATTCTTCAGGGCAGTGGTGAATTTACGGTGGGCATGTTCGTGCAGTTCGTGGGGACGCTGGACCGCCTGGCTTGGCCGATGATGATGGTCGGCTGGATCACATCCGTCAACCAGCGTGGTCTGGCCTCCTGGCGGCGTCTGGTGGAACTGTTCAACGCCCGCCCGGAAGTGGGACGGGTGCCGGACGAGGCCCAGACCTTGCCCGTTCGTGGTGAGCTGGAGCTGAAAGGGGTCAGCTTGCGTTACGGTGATACGGCGGTCCTCAAGGACATCGATCTCCACGTTCCGGCAGGTACATTCCTGGGCATTACTGGGCCGACCGGAAGTGGCAAAACGTCACTGGCGGCCCTGCTGACCCGGTTGGTAGACCCCACCGAGGGCCAAGTGCTGCTGGATGGACGCGATCTGCGGGCCATTCCCACAACTCAGCTGCGTGAAGTGCTGGGTGTCGTACCGCAGGAACCGTTTCTCTTTAGCGATACGCTGGCCAATAACATTACTTTTGGTCTAGAACACGAGCAACTCCCAGTGATTCCTACAGGGGTGAGTGTGCTGGATGTTTCACCGCCACCCGAGCTGCCCCAGAATCCAGATCAGGCGCAGGTGCTCCGTGCCGCCGAGCTGGCTGGTCTAGCAGGTGATGTGGAAGGGTTTCCCGAAGGCTACGGCACACTGCTGGGCGAACGCGGTGTAACCCTCAGTGGTGGGCAACGGCAGCGCACCGCTATTGCCCGCGCCATTGCCCGTGAGCCACGTGTGCTGATTCTGGACGACAGCCTCAGTGCTGTGGACACCGAAACCGAGCGACAGATTATCGATGGTCTGCGCGAAGTCAGTCGGGGCCGCACTGTGATCCTGATCGCGCACCGGATCAGTACCCTGCGCCACGCCGACACCATTGCCGTACTGGATGAGGGCCGCTTGGTTGAGCAGGGCAGCCACGCTGAACTGCTGGCCCTGGGCGGCCATTACGCCGAGTTGGACCGTTTGCAACAACTGAGCAGTGAAATAGAGGAAGACACGGGGCAGGCCACCGCATCTGGCGCTACGCTTGCAGGAGGACGCGCATGA
- the fusA gene encoding elongation factor G: MTTKAQNYLQNFRNIGIAAHIDAGKTTTTERILYYTGRIHQIGETHEGASQMDWMEQERERGITITAAATTAEWTRSGTEDNYTINIIDTPGHVDFTIEVERSMRVLDGAVAVFDASQGVEPQSETVWRQADRYGVPRIAFANKMDKTGASFELVIGDIKERLGAIPAPVQYPMGAESEFQGIIDVIRRRAYFYTNDLGTDIREEDVPAEYADKVEEMRGQLIEAAAEVDEELMLMYLEGEEPSEEQLVAALRKGTVEKQIFPVLCGSSLKNKGVQLLLDAVVDFLPNPLEVPAIKGVVVGTEEQETPDTKEFPADPEGPLAALAFKIMADPYVGRLTFVRVYSGTMTSGSYIYNASKGKRERVGRLLKMHANSREEVQTLKAGELGAVIGLKDSGTGNTLIGDGDQEVLLESIDVPEAVIKLAIEPKTKADQEKMGLGLSKLAEEDPTFRVETDAESGQTTIAGMGELHLEILVDRLKREFKVEANVGAPQVAYRETITKAVEVDSKFARQSGGRGQYGHVKLKAEPLQPGEGFIFENAVVGGTVPREYIAPAQKGIEEAMQSGPMLGFPVVDLKVTLYDGSYHEVDSSEMAFKIAGSMGLKEAVQKGAPAILEPIMRVEVTVPEEYMGDIIGDLNSRRGQVQGMEARGNAQLVKAFVPLSEMFGYATDMRSMTQGRANYSMFFDHYNQVPNNLAQELIKK, encoded by the coding sequence ATGACCACCAAAGCCCAGAATTACTTGCAGAATTTCCGCAACATCGGGATCGCCGCTCACATTGACGCCGGTAAGACCACCACCACCGAGCGTATCCTGTACTACACCGGACGTATTCACCAGATCGGCGAAACCCACGAAGGCGCTTCGCAGATGGACTGGATGGAGCAGGAGCGTGAGCGTGGCATCACCATTACCGCTGCTGCGACCACCGCCGAGTGGACCCGCTCCGGCACCGAAGACAACTACACCATCAACATCATCGATACCCCCGGCCACGTGGATTTCACCATTGAGGTGGAGCGTTCCATGCGTGTGCTGGACGGCGCTGTTGCGGTGTTTGATGCCTCGCAGGGTGTGGAGCCGCAAAGTGAAACGGTGTGGCGTCAGGCGGACCGCTACGGCGTTCCCCGCATCGCTTTCGCCAACAAGATGGACAAGACCGGAGCCAGCTTTGAGCTGGTGATCGGTGACATCAAAGAGCGTCTGGGCGCGATTCCTGCCCCGGTGCAGTACCCTATGGGCGCAGAAAGCGAATTCCAGGGCATCATTGATGTGATTCGCCGCCGGGCTTATTTTTACACCAACGATCTGGGCACCGACATTCGTGAAGAAGATGTGCCTGCCGAGTACGCTGACAAGGTGGAAGAGATGCGCGGCCAGCTGATTGAAGCCGCTGCCGAAGTCGACGAAGAACTGATGCTGATGTACCTCGAAGGTGAAGAGCCGAGCGAGGAGCAGTTGGTGGCTGCCCTGCGTAAAGGTACGGTCGAAAAGCAGATCTTCCCCGTGCTGTGCGGCAGCTCGCTGAAGAACAAAGGCGTGCAGCTGCTGCTGGACGCCGTGGTTGACTTCTTGCCCAACCCGCTGGAAGTTCCGGCGATCAAGGGCGTCGTGGTAGGAACCGAAGAGCAGGAAACCCCCGACACCAAAGAGTTCCCTGCAGATCCCGAAGGCCCTCTGGCTGCGCTGGCATTCAAGATTATGGCCGACCCCTACGTGGGCCGCCTGACCTTTGTGCGTGTGTACTCGGGCACCATGACCTCGGGCAGCTACATCTACAACGCCTCCAAGGGCAAGCGCGAGCGCGTGGGCCGTCTGCTGAAGATGCACGCCAACAGCCGTGAAGAAGTGCAGACCCTCAAAGCCGGTGAACTGGGCGCCGTCATCGGCCTCAAGGACTCCGGTACCGGTAACACCTTGATCGGTGACGGTGACCAAGAAGTGCTGCTGGAAAGCATTGATGTACCGGAAGCCGTGATCAAGCTGGCCATTGAACCCAAGACCAAGGCCGACCAGGAGAAAATGGGCCTGGGCCTGAGCAAGCTGGCCGAAGAAGACCCCACCTTCCGTGTGGAAACCGACGCCGAAAGCGGCCAGACCACCATCGCTGGCATGGGTGAGTTGCACTTGGAAATTCTGGTGGACCGCCTCAAGCGCGAGTTCAAGGTCGAAGCCAACGTGGGTGCGCCTCAGGTGGCCTACCGCGAGACCATCACCAAAGCGGTGGAAGTGGACTCCAAATTTGCCCGTCAGTCGGGTGGACGCGGTCAGTACGGCCACGTGAAGCTCAAGGCCGAGCCGCTGCAACCCGGCGAAGGCTTTATCTTCGAGAACGCTGTGGTCGGCGGCACCGTGCCCCGCGAATACATCGCGCCTGCCCAGAAGGGCATCGAGGAAGCCATGCAGAGCGGCCCCATGCTGGGCTTCCCAGTAGTGGACCTCAAAGTCACCTTGTACGACGGTTCGTACCACGAAGTGGACTCCTCGGAAATGGCATTCAAGATCGCCGGTTCGATGGGTCTGAAAGAGGCCGTCCAAAAAGGTGCGCCCGCCATCCTGGAACCGATCATGCGCGTCGAAGTGACCGTGCCTGAGGAGTACATGGGCGACATCATCGGTGACCTGAACAGCCGCCGTGGTCAGGTGCAGGGCATGGAAGCCCGTGGCAATGCCCAGCTGGTTAAGGCCTTTGTGCCGCTGAGCGAAATGTTCGGTTATGCGACCGACATGCGCTCCATGACCCAGGGCCGCGCCAACTACTCGATGTTCTTCGATCACTACAACCAGGTTCCCAACAACCTGGCTCAGGAACTGATCAAGAAGTAA